AGAGGAGGTGAGCGGCGGTGCGAAAAGCCTCGCTGCACTTGTCGCATTTGTACGGCCGCTCGCCCGTGTGCTTTCTCACGTGTACGATGAGGCCGGACTTCTGCGTGAAGGACTTGCCGCACACGCTGCACTTGAACGGCTTCTCGCCCGTGTGAAGCCGTCGATGGGTCTCCAAGTGTGACCCACGTCCAAAACACCTGCCGCAGTCTGGGCATTTGAAGGGCTTCTCACCCACGTGGACTGCCATGTGGCGCACCAGCTGAGACGGCCGAGAAAATGCCTTGGCGCACGCGTGTTTCCTGCACCTGTACCTGCTGCGCTCATGCTTCTTGTCACCGCTGCGTGTGCACACGTGGAGCGCCAGGTGTGACGATGTGGCAAAAGTCTTCCTGCAAGTCAGACATGTGTATGGTTTCTCAGCTCCTCCTTTACAGAGACGCCTGTCAGAATGTGTGGCCTGGTCAGAGGTCAGACTCGCATCGTGTTCGTGCGTCTCACGCCCCTCAGAACCGGGAGGTCCTGAGTGCGTCTCACATTTGTGCGTGTCCTCTTCTTTAATACCGCAGTCCGAGTGTGGCGTCACAGTGCTTGGGCTTTCACCTGTCATCTCAGTGACGTGTCCAGGTTGATCTTTCATTTGATCCTTGGTGCAAATTAACCAAAAAAATTAGGACATCGTGTTGGCTTTAGAGTCTCTACATCATCTTTAATACTGATTTCAATCAGATTCAGCTGTAATTGTTGCATGAGCTGCACAGTAACAGACATCACAGATGAGAAGTGAGGTCAGTTATCTGAAGGGTGTTAATCAGATCTGAAGGGTGTTAATCAGCTTCGAGGACAATAACTGAGACTCATCTGGAGGTGAACTTGTCATGGACTGTTCTGTGCTGACATGCAGGCTAAAATGATTGAcctcaaaacaaacacacagcctcACATGCAGGTGAAAAGGCTTGGATGGAGGTTTCAGATAAACCACACAATGAAACTCATGCGCTTTGTGTTCGACTGGAAATTAATCCGGTTTAATCCCCGGCGCACAAAACACACCGACACGCCATATGACTCACTGGCTGCGGTctgggctgtgtcccaaatcacacccTCGACTCCTCACATCACTAGGCTGCTAGCGACAAAACGAAAGTGACTGCAGTACTTACACATCTTCTTCTGTCATACTGGAGCTTCACACACAGCTCAAGGGGATCACATTGCCCCCTACTGGACCTCTGTGCATTTAACACGGGacggtgatggtgatgatgatgatgatgatgatgatgatggtgatgatttcCTCACTAAATAGTATAGAGTTAAAGAAATGTTAAAGGAATGTTTTTAAACTGCTTTCTCTGAAGGTCACACCCTCATATCCCCAGGCTTGCTCTTGAAAGATgttttgtttatgaataataaataaattacaattactaataattgtaataaataactaaattaatattttattgttatagtattatttattacaattactaataattgtaataaataaatgaatatagatATGCAATACTATCacaatggtgtattttattgttagcatatttatttatttgttggtttgtttgtttatgtattaattactaataattgaaataaataaattataaatatgcaATACTATCAAAATGgtatattttattgtgatagtattgcatatttatttatttatttatttatctatttatttatttattacaattactaataattgtaatacataaataaatagataaataattaaataaaattctatcacaataaaatataatatttgcttaaataaaatattagaattatAATTGAAATATgatgtgttatactgtataaagagaTATAATGTGGGTGTATTCTCTCCCCAGTGTAACAGTTTTCCCATCATCCACTATTATAATTCAGTATAATAAATGATTCAGCAAACTCCTGGCTTGGGTTTTGTTTTCAGGGAAAGTGaaactgtgtgtctgtatttaagCCGAGTGGAGCTCAGAGACAGACATTTCTCACTTCAGCACAGCAGACATGACATTCTCTCTCATCACCATCATGACCGTCAGGAGGTAAGAACTGAAAtgaattcatccattcattcaccaTCGCTAAAAGTAAGACATCACATTGAttttacttatattttatctgcaaaatttataatgttttataacttAATGCATGTTTATGCTCCATCGCATCTACtaacattattataaaaaatatatttatttattcattaaataaatacagcatttaTAATAGTGATAGTAGATGCAGACATACAGAGGGCTTTGTCAATAATGTTCATTCTCCTTTGAGTAGTGtacaatttttctttctttattctgtcttttttactGCCATACAGCCAATATTGCAGTGAGATctcctttttgttgttgttaataataataataataataataataataataataataataataataataataacaactacaATAAAGTTGATACTAAGTTGATTTAATTAAATCCTCCTCtactttattatactgtattggTACTGCCCCTTAGTGCATGCAGCACATCTCccttacaataataataatgtaagtcactctggataagagagtctgctaaatgcaatATACTAAATGtaagatgatgaagaaaaagaatacatcaccatcatcatcacaccaagacatttatataaaatatcaatatataAGTTTTAACCTTAACTAtagcgatgtacaaaagtgttttgaagtctctatcaataaacactttaacactggttcactaggacaCAAACTTAAAATATCATAAACCTAAGGGCTCTGTTTGGAggattaaaacttttttttaatatataaaacaaaaagttgaaATAAGAGATAGTTTAAGTGtctcaggaagaggtaggtcacAACCCATTGGTTAAAGCTGTTCTAACATTTAGGGGAAGTACATTCCACCATCCTGATGCCAGAACTGAAGCATATCTTTAGGGACAAATCTACAAACAGACTCtccattaataaatacattctgACCAATAACAATAATGTTACATGATATGGACATCATTTTAAAACCACATTGAGAACATCACTTTAAAACCACATTGAAACCACATAAATCTAAGTGCCTTGACTAAGATGGCAGACTAACAATTATTATGGAACATTTCCCTGGGTGAAATCTTTTAGCGTAGAATAGCTCTTACTGTCATGCTatcaaacatgaataaaaaaaattaaaataaataaataaataaacaaacaaataactacAAATCTAGACAACACACCAAAGCAACTTTATATTTCCAAAGGTCATGCTCATTTGCTGTTATTGTTCTTTTCATCCActatttaatactttttatcATGTTCATTGAAAACTGAATGGAAAACCTGTCTACAGTGTTACAgaggactctctctctcgccatcTCCACCACACCTTCATCCACCACATGATCTCATTTAACTTGCATGTGCATGAGAAGGAGTTGCTGATGTGTGGATCCTGGAAAGTGAAtgcaaatattttacaaattccTCTCTCTTTTATCCTTActcatttgcaaaaaaaatatttcgaTGAATCTCAGCTTCTGTTCACCAGGAAGGAAAAagctacaaacaaacaattaatcAATCACTTATCaatactttctgaccaatcagaattcaacTGCACcgagagggaaaaagaaaagctgcAGTTTGTCATAATGTTATTtcggatgtgttatgtgttttttttttgtgttcaaagGAGAACATAAAGCTGCAGTGATGTCTTTACCacaaacaaagaagaagaaaataaagtgaGTGGTCTGAGATACATcacttcacacaaacactctaatCTAATTATAACGTAAGGATTGCATAAGCAGATCTCACAACATATTTGATGTTAAAGGGGCAGACTATAATTTACGACTATTCTAGAGTATCACAAATACTTTAGAC
The genomic region above belongs to Tachysurus vachellii isolate PV-2020 chromosome 8, HZAU_Pvac_v1, whole genome shotgun sequence and contains:
- the LOC132850732 gene encoding zinc finger protein 239; protein product: MKDQPGHVTEMTGESPSTVTPHSDCGIKEEDTHKCETHSGPPGSEGRETHEHDASLTSDQATHSDRRLCKGGAEKPYTCLTCRKTFATSSHLALHVCTRSGDKKHERSRYRCRKHACAKAFSRPSQLVRHMAVHVGEKPFKCPDCGRCFGRGSHLETHRRLHTGEKPFKCSVCGKSFTQKSGLIVHVRKHTGERPYKCDKCSEAFRTAAHLLSHQAVEAGEGRHACATCHKSFRTVSALRQHEKIHRESHDSFTHTCRVCSGSFVCTSELHNELQDTESVMCVFHCRVCNMVFTDMATFENHCEKHQREKSVCREEDHNLGEEEDEEEVEEEEVGKKKNSVRDPPFRPHVATSATRYTSEVSTRSKTRARSSTEGLN